In Cucurbita pepo subsp. pepo cultivar mu-cu-16 chromosome LG10, ASM280686v2, whole genome shotgun sequence, the DNA window TTTACTCGAGTGTTCACATATTAAAAGACTCTACAacttctctctccctctcggtGTGAAGACTTTGATGCTGAATCTAAAGTTAGCCTAAACAGTGTGGAAGGGGATTCAGTTTTGATTGCACCGGAGGGAGGATTCACTTTTGAGCGAACTTCCTGACTGCCAGAAATTGCCTTCTACTGGTTTTGGTGCATCATTTCCCCTTAAATAGAGGGGTTTCTGCCTCAAGGAATGGGTTGCCTACTGAGTTTAGACTCTCTTCGGATGGCTTAACCAAATTGGGTGTGATGGAGGAACCTGCTAATGTTGCATCCCCACGTTTGCTGAACTATCACTTTTCTCCAGTTTTGAGAACTTCTCTGAATCAAAATACACTACTCTTTTGACTATGCTTCTCTGTCGTTGGTCATCTGTGAACCTCCTGTGTCTTAACAAAGTGAACCTACTGCTCTTAAGTTGTCCTCAAAAGTTTCGGTGATTAAGAAAAGGGTCTTTGTATTATGGCGTGCTTTGAGCGTtgctgtatatatatacagataTCATTACCATATTCAGCGTTTTCTTCACTTGCCAATATATATCCCAAGTGCTGTACTGATTTTGCTTTAGATGGCCAAAATGAATGTAGTCCAGCAGCAGCCTTAAACTTGCTGGCTCAGACCGTGGAACAACCTCCATTCCACCCAAGCAAACTCCAGATTCTTCCAGTGGCATCTTATTCTCCATACCCAACTGAGAACAGAATCTGGGCCGTCCATAGAGTTGAAGAACAACCAGAAGGTATCCACGTTGTGTTAATAAATCATGtgttcttatattttaacAGCAGGCAGCAGAGATTCCACGTGTAGAGCAATCCATACACTGCTCTGTATCTGAAGTAGATATTTTTGGTTTCTGCTACCATGGTTTCTGTCTCCTCATCCTTATCCATTTCACATACTCTTTTCCAGCTACGGGTGTACTTCAATCCGACTACTCACTATCCATACCAACTTAACCCCGAACGGGTGTACTTCAATCCGACTACTCACTATCCATACCAACTTAACCCCGAATTGTAGAGGTTAacttggattggattggattaacattttttattgaatttggtTAATATTTCTGAACTCAAATTGATTCTATTCGATTTCGCATTCTTAGGACAAAAACTTGGGGTGGATCCGTCCGAACTggtataataaattatagaatatattaagaattttagCATATTCATGGGTTTACCGAGTGGTAATTCGGCCTAATTACAAGTACTCCACGCAAACTTTTCGTAAGTGTATACTCATtgccttcaaattttcacaaGGAATGTTGGGGTAAATAAAGGAGGttaaccctttttcttttttttatctaacgaggaaaataaaatctaaaaaaaaataaaaaaaatggggaaGACACTTTGAGCAGCCAGAGCTCTGTATCTATAAAACCATACACATGATTATGGAATTGGGTTCAAAACAAAGTGGGAAGTGAAGTGAACGACAATGGTTCTGCTTGAGAAGCTTTGGGATGATATTGTGGCTGGACCTCGCCCTGACCGCGGCCTCGGCAAGCTCAGGAAAATCACCATTAATCCCCCCATCGTTAAAGGTTGACCCTTGAATCTTGAGAATGAGAATTGTTCCCTGTTTTTTACCATTTCTTGGTTGATTATTGTTACTATTGGTTTCAGATTTGGATGGAGAGGGAAGCAAAGGGTCGTTGTCCATGCCGAATAGTCCGGCAACACCCACCACGCCGGTGACACCTACGACGCCGTTAACGGCGGCGCGTAAGGACAATGTTTGGAGGAGCGTGTTCAACCCTGGTAGAAACCTTGCCACCAAGACTATTGGTGCTGAAGTCTTCGACAAACCTCAACCAAACTCTCCAACTGTTTACGACTGGTACGTACCGCCACTTTCCACCCTTCCTACTGGACGGAGTATAATCAAACCTTTAAAATCATAGTGATATTGGTTTCTGAGGCATCCTGTCCTTAATATTCCCAACAGTCGGTGGGATGATAAAAAGATTCGAAAATTTGGTTCAGATCTGTTGACTGCGTCATGGTCCTGACATCTGAGCCTTCTATTTTGATATGAAACTGTTGGTTTTGTGACTACAGGCTCTACAGCGGTGAGACCAGGAGCAAGCACCGTTAAATGGAGACTCCGGCGGCTTTCACCGGCGGTTTCATGTAAATAGCGTCGTAAAAAAGTGGTGTTTGTTGACGTGGACCGGTGGGTTTTGGATGTTTATGTGATTTACATGTCCTAACTAGGTTTTGGCATCTGGCAAGCAAGTTTTTATATAGTAGTGTTTAATATGTTGTGCGAGTTCGTAGTTAACTAAGTTTTAAGTCTGCTGTCGCGGCCCCGATGATCGGACTGCCTCTTAATAGAGTCCGCCGTGCACGGCGGTGATGAGCGACTCACGATTGTTATGTTAAATAAATGTggtctttgttttcttttaaatttaatcaatCAGTTGATTAGTGCAagattatgatgatgataagcATTAAATTATGATAATCCCTTCGTTACGGAAGTGTTATGGGAAAGTTGGTAATGGAGTGGGCCCACCACCCGCAAAAGATCTGGTAGTGGGCCGAGTGTATTTCTAGTCAGGGCCCACAAATGTGGAAAGtatggaaaaatccaaagaaattaaaatattaaaaaacaagcGGTTTATGGATAAGGATAGAGTCAGAATCAGTAGTGAGGTCGGTAGGAGGCTACAATTATTGCACTACactaatgaatttaattttatatcttttccattttatcCGAGGGAATGGCTACAAAATTCCCAAAAATGTCCAACACAAAAGCTAATGGAATGTGGTTAAATCGAAGATTCATGTCCAAATTTGGCTGGCGTTCTTTAAGATCTCTTCTGAATTTAGGCTGTTTgatctcataattcaaatctaaattatgtttttttggttTCAATCAACCCAACCAGAtttgactaatttttttttgcacgcAATCTCTCCGAAAAGTTTAACTGATTATTTGATCCCACTAAGTTTCCAATTGATATTTCCTAAAGCAACAATACTTCCATAAAAATATTGGAAGGAAATCAGAGAAACTCACATATTCAGTAACAAACTATCGTGATGAGATTTGAGCTGAGGAGACGCAATGTAACGAAAATCGCTCTACATTCTCAAAGCCATCCATATTTCATGGTATCTATATTACCCATCACAGCTTTTATCAGTATCGCCTCTGTTAAATACTGCAAGGATGATGAGAATTGCACAGGTACATGGCGCGTCTATTACAGGCGAAAGAGGAAACCCAATAGCTAATGGAGGTGGTTAGAGAACAACACATTCAGATGGGGGAAGACATGGAGTTGGAACTTCTTAAAGCATTTGATATCTTTAATCGACACATGTATGGAAATTTACCTAAATCTTCATTTCAAGGATGAACTGGTAGTAAGCACAGTATGTCTATCTGCATATGAAGGTTTGATGGCCTTTTTCTTCTTAGCCAAACAAATTCGTCTTCACAGAACTCTAACCCTTTTTCTGATATGCCAAAAGCTGGAATCAAGGCAACAAGCTTAAAATGTTGTATAAAAGGCTTATACAAATGCTTATTCAAGTAGTGGGTGCACTGTTTTCAAGCATTTGTGTGGTGTAGGTTCAAGGCATACCAGATAGCCACAAGCTAGCCGGTGTGTTTTGAGTTTGTCCATTGACAGCGTTTCTTGCTGGTTTAATATCTGTGCACTTTCTTTACATGGGTCCAGAAAAGTTCCCGAGGTTGAAGGATTGATTTTCATTTGCAGCTCTTTCACCACGTACATTTCAATGACATCAACTGAAAGTGCTGTTTCAAGAGCAACCAACTGCAGAAGAAAGGAAGCTCAAGAAtcaactaaataattggatgAAGTGCAAGTGCTGTCCATTTAATGAAAGATTACTTGACGTAGGTGTCCAATCGTCACAGATGGCCTGCAGCAAATATATGGACTTCGCAACGCGGGTATTCTAGTTTTATCCATGGAAACGAGCATAAGGTGGACGTCCAACTAAGATTCAGGAAGAGAAGCCAAAGTCATTGATGGATAGAAACAATAAAGGAATGTTGAGCTTTTAAGCAGCTACAAGAGGTATAGCAGCATGCATGTCATTCAATAGGCGAGCCATTTATACGTTAACATGTCCATAGTTTATTCATAAGGAAGTTTAGTAACAACTCAAATTGTCGTTTTTACCTCCTCCTCACTGATATTTTCCGAGTTTCGAACATAATCTGACAGCTTGGTGATGCGGTTATTCCTGGAAATTTTACCGCCACCCCCATTAATACCCCCATATCTAGTGTGACTCCTTATTCCACCTTTGCCCCAAGAAAGTTTTTCTGAGCTACTAACAAGCCCCATCGATGCACCAACTCTTTCTTTGTTCACTTCATAATCATTTTCGTTACTGCCACCATCTGCTCCGTCTGCTCCAGTAGCTGAGGAAGACTGGGAAAATCTAACAGGACCACCTCTCCTGGATCTTTTATTAGGTCTAGTATCCATACGCTCATCAGCAGAAGATGAATTTTTGCTGGCATCATAATCATTTTCGTCCTCGTTTTCATCAAAGCTTAGACTCTCAATATGATTTTGGAAGCTTTTTCGTCCTCTAGAACTTAATCTCCTCAAAGGTTTTGAACGTTTCCGACCCAAAGCTTCAGTTTGTCGTTTAAGTGTCTGAGCAATGGAAGATTGGATCTGCAAAATAACCGAAAAGTAGCAATTTTAGACCAAATATGAAGATAGAACAATCAATTGTGATAAAGATACCTGATATAAGTACAATCGATAATAGCCATGTTGATTTTCAGCACGAGATGTTTCCAAGTCAAATGGAATCGAAAAACACAACAGCTAAGAAAAACATGCTCCTATTTCATATCCCGATGCTCCCACAACTTTGCGTTACATATCTATCaaataatgatttaaataattccTCTCTCTTTTAATCAATTTCAGCATGACAAAATATGTGGATTCTTGAACATTGAACAATGTCAAGTGAGCTTATCAACTCTGGAAAATGAACAAATGCAtgtccataaaaaaaaaataatcttaaaacttAGCCTTCTCACCTGCTTATTACgagctttctcttcttcttgaaAAGCTAGttcctacaaaaataataataataataataataataataataataaaaataattaatattggaGAATGCAGAAATGCCGATAACAATCATCAAACACCAAGCTTGCAtgataaaacataatattccCACCTCCTCCTCATATTTGTCGATATCTGGATACAACACAGCAATTAAGGtatcaaaatttggatcatcTCTCAAAGAGCGTCGACTGGCACAATGAGTGCGGCAAGCAGGGCACTCATTGTTACTGCAGCAAATTTCAGTAACAATTTGGTTGAAGGAAAATTGTGCAacaatatatctttaatttcttgAGCTGTACAGAAAttagcaaaatcaaaataaaaactacaTAAGAACATACCCTAAACGCATTGATTTGTCAATGCATTCCCTGCAGAAGCGGTGCAGACATTCCATCACTGTTCTGGTTTTTCTGATGATTCCTGCACATTAGGAATTGAAAAACTTTTATCAATCTCCTAAGAAGACTATGCATGCATAAACATGGAGATGACCTTCCTACGTAAGCTTTGTGGTTTCCTCACCAAATCCACCTAAATATATTTCCCAAGCATGCTAACATTTAGAATGTCATTGCTCATAGTATTTGGATACATCCActaaaaatgtcaatttagttatttttttatggaaaaaaaaaaggttcttTGGTGTTGCCTTTATCAGATAGCTGTGTGTGCATGAACTGAAAGTAAGGATCAAGAAACTTTACAATATGAGCTTGACTAACGAGTTGATACATAAATTCACAAATTGTTATGTGTATACATGCAACACTATCATAAAAGCAGTGCCTCCAAACNAttcctccaaaaaaaaaaaaaaaaaaaatgaaaaccaaaTTCCATAACCTCATATGCTCAAGAATTCACTCCCTCTATGGTCCAATTAGTTACTCTTTGAAGGAACTCCC includes these proteins:
- the LOC111803483 gene encoding auxin-repressed 12.5 kDa protein-like; translated protein: MVLLEKLWDDIVAGPRPDRGLGKLRKITINPPIVKDLDGEGSKGSLSMPNSPATPTTPVTPTTPLTAARKDNVWRSVFNPGRNLATKTIGAEVFDKPQPNSPTVYDWLYSGETRSKHR
- the LOC111803482 gene encoding putative E3 ubiquitin-protein ligase RING1a isoform X4 → MECLHRFCRECIDKSMRLGNNECPACRTHCASRRSLRDDPNFDTLIAVLYPDIDKYEEEELAFQEEEKARNKQIQSSIAQTLKRQTEALGRKRSKPLRRLSSRGRKSFQNHIESLSFDENEDENDYDASKNSSSADERMDTRPNKRSRRGGPVRFSQSSSATGADGADGGSNENDYEVNKERVGASMGLVSSSEKLSWGKGGIRSHTRYGGINGGGGKISRNNRITKLSDYVRNSENISEEELDVHLMLVSMDKTRIPALRSPYICCRPSVTIGHLRQLVALETALSVDVIEMYVVKELQMKINPSTSGTFLDPCKESAQILNQQETLSMDKLKTHRLACGYLVCLEPTPHKCLKTVHPLLE
- the LOC111803482 gene encoding putative E3 ubiquitin-protein ligase RING1a isoform X1; amino-acid sequence: MPARKRVYETVHADLLPRLHDTFNDRSEDGESEESDRSSSSGQEDKDEFVAVKLSDIRRDVQCPICLGIIRKTRTVMECLHRFCRECIDKSMRLGNNECPACRTHCASRRSLRDDPNFDTLIAVLYPDIDKYEEEELAFQEEEKARNKQIQSSIAQTLKRQTEALGRKRSKPLRRLSSRGRKSFQNHIESLSFDENEDENDYDASKNSSSADERMDTRPNKRSRRGGPVRFSQSSSATGADGADGGSNENDYEVNKERVGASMGLVSSSEKLSWGKGGIRSHTRYGGINGGGGKISRNNRITKLSDYVRNSENISEEELDVHLMLVSMDKTRIPALRSPYICCRPSVTIGHLRQLVALETALSVDVIEMYVVKELQMKINPSTSGTFLDPCKESAQILNQQETLSMDKLKTHRLACGYLVCLEPTPHKCLKTVHPLLE
- the LOC111803482 gene encoding putative E3 ubiquitin-protein ligase RING1a isoform X3; this translates as MNELFGFVAVKLSDIRRDVQCPICLGIIRKTRTVMECLHRFCRECIDKSMRLGNNECPACRTHCASRRSLRDDPNFDTLIAVLYPDIDKYEEEELAFQEEEKARNKQIQSSIAQTLKRQTEALGRKRSKPLRRLSSRGRKSFQNHIESLSFDENEDENDYDASKNSSSADERMDTRPNKRSRRGGPVRFSQSSSATGADGADGGSNENDYEVNKERVGASMGLVSSSEKLSWGKGGIRSHTRYGGINGGGGKISRNNRITKLSDYVRNSENISEEELDVHLMLVSMDKTRIPALRSPYICCRPSVTIGHLRQLVALETALSVDVIEMYVVKELQMKINPSTSGTFLDPCKESAQILNQQETLSMDKLKTHRLACGYLVCLEPTPHKCLKTVHPLLE
- the LOC111803482 gene encoding putative E3 ubiquitin-protein ligase RING1a isoform X2: MPARKRVYETVHADLLPRLHDTFNDRSEDGESEESDRSSSSGQEDKDEFVAVKLSDIRRDVQCPICLGIIRKTRTVMECLHRFCRECIDKSMRLGNNECPACRTHCASRRSLRDDPNFDTLIAVLYPDIDKYEEEELAFQEEEKARNKQIQSSIAQTLKRQTEALGRKRSKPLRRLSSRGRKSFQNHIESLSFDENEDENDYDASKNSSSADERMDTRPNKRSRRGGPVRFSQSSSATGADGADGGSNENDYEVNKERVGASMGLVSSSEKLSWGKGGIRSHTRYGGINGGGGKISRNNRITKLSDYVRNSENISEEELDVHLMLVSMDKTRIPALRSPYICCRPSVTIGHLRQLVALETALSVDVIEMYVVKELQMKINPSTSGTFLDPCKESAQILNQQETLSMDKLKTHRLACGYLLLAYQKKG